The Cyclobacterium amurskyense genome contains the following window.
GAAGAGGCCCATTAAAAATTGAATTATTCCCACCATAAAGGCCAGTGTGATGGTATAATAAAAATAAGCTGAGTAGTTTTCTGGACTTAGACTACTGATTCCTGCACCCACAAGTAAAGAAATCATTGCGCCCGGTCCTACAGCCAATTGCCTAGAACTGCCCAAAATAGCATAAACAAGCAATGGGAGCGTTACAGCGTATAATCCATGAATGGGGTTTAGCCCGGCGAGCATGGCGTAAGCCATCCCTTGGGGAACAAGCATAATGGCAACAATAAGCCCAGCAGATGTATCCCCTAATAAATTTGACCTTTTATAATTTGGGAGCCATTGTAATATTGCAAAGTGTTTTTTTAAGTGCATACTCCTCTGAAAATTCTTGTCAATATTGAAAATCTAACTACAAATAGGAATTGATGTCCTATTTGTAGTTTAATGATGCCCATATCAACTATTGTTGCTGAAACAACAGTACAAAAAGTACTTGTTTTCCTCTTTTCTTTGTATCATGAGATTAATATTTTCCAAATTACGCTCTTTTTTTAAAGTGATTTAGTAATTTTTGTCACCTTTTTAATTGATTCAACCAACCATTAAAACAATTTCTTTTTTTAAATATTTACCTAAAGTATTGGAATACCTCTGGGCTTCCCAGATTTCAAGATCCATGTTTTCTTCACCAAAAACTTTTATTAGCAACTGGTTTTCATTCTCTTGACAGTAAATGTTTTGTACCCATTGGTTTTTTGTTTTGTCTAAGCCTATGGCAACCCTTAAGATACCAGCCAAAAGATTGAGTCTCTTTTTTTGATATTTTTCCAGTTTTCTATATTTCTTATGGTTTTTGTTAGGGCCTTTTTTTCTATGGTACCTAGCCAAGTGACCTAATAGTAGTACCTCGTCATTGGTGAATCCCCTCAGCTGACTGTTATTGATTAAGTATCTCGAATGTTTGTGATAGTCCTGAAAGGCTACAAATAAACCAATGTCATAGATTAAGGAAGCATAGCTGACCAGTTCTCTTTCATAATTATCAGCTCCATGAAGATGCTTAAGTTGGTCGAACAATTGTAAAGCAATGCCCAATACATGCTTTTTTTCCGTTAAGTCAGTGTCATATTTTATGGCAAGGCGTAAACAGCTTTTCTCCTTAAGGTTTTTCCCCTGACTTATTTCTTCAATTTGTAATCCATGCTTTTCTATGTGATTGATAATCATTCCATCCCTTAATGAAGCATCTGAAATGGTTAGTGCGGAAGCATTAACTTGAGTTAATATTTCAACGAGTAGGAGTGCGCCAAGGTGTATGGCATCCGCCCTGTTGCTACTTATTCCGGGGATTTCTCCACGTTCTTTGGGACTAGCGTCTAACAAGCGGTCTCGTAGCTTTACAAGGCTCTTAAGTTGAACTGTCTCTGCGTTGACTATTTCAGGGGCAGGGTTGTCGGCCTTTACCAAACAGGCTTCTGCTAAAGCACGAATAGTTCCAGAAGTCCCAATTACCCTGTCAAAGCCAGTTTGATTAATTTTAGCTAATACAGAACTAGCGGCCTGTTTAATGTGAGCTTTGAGTTCTTCTTGCGCTTTATCGTCAATTTTAGTTTGATCTCCTATATAGTCCAGCAAGCGCAAAACGCCCAGTTTCATAGAGTTGCCATAAAATATTTGGTTTTGATCACCGATGACTGCTTCAGTGCTACCACCACCAATGTCTATGACGAGTATTTTTTCTTTCTTTAAGGCAATAGCTTCTCTTACAGCAAGAAAAATCAATTTGGCTTCCTCCTTACCAGAGATTAATTGGGGTGAAATTCCTGCTTCATGAATTAATCTGTCCAAAAATTCCCGGCCATTTTTAGCTTCTCTCGTAGCACTGGTAGCAGATACGATTATGTCATCCACTCCATATTGATCAGCTAATTGTACGTATCTCTGGACCGTAGCAACACCCAGATCCATGGCTTCTTTACTGAGTTCTTTATTGGAAAAAACTCCGACACCAAGCTTCACCATGCTTTTTTCCTGCATAAGGATGTCAAAATGGGTTCTAGATTGAACCTTGACAATGATCATGTGGATACTATTTGTGCCAATATCGATTGCAGCAATATTCATAGGTAGCTTTTATTTTAGGTAAGACTTGTTCATAAAGGCAATGTGGCTAATGGAAATTCCTTGAGGACATTCTATCTCACAAGCTCCTGTATTTGAGCAGGCACCAAAACCCAATTCATCCATTTTATTGACCATGTCATTTGTTCTTTTTTTATGTTCTAATTCACCTTGCGGGAGCTGTGCCAAATGACTGATTTTAGCTGCAGTGAAAAGAGATGCGCTGGCATTTTTACATGAAGCTACGCATGCCCCACAACCAATGCATGAGGCAGCATCAAATGCAGCTTCTACGGTGTCACTACTGATCAATGTTTGGTTGGCTTCCGGAGCTTGGCCGGTATTTACGCTAATATATCCTCCGGAAATTATGATTTCATCCAATGCACTTCTATCCACTTTTAGGTCCTTTTTAATGGGGAAGGGGCCAGCCCTAAAAGGTTCTATATAGATGGTTTCACCATCTTGAAAAGAACGCATATGTAGCTGGCAAGTGCTGGTATGACCTCTTGGACCATGCGCCCTACCATTGATAAATAATCCACATTGTCCACATATGCCTTCCCTACAATCAGAATCAAATGAAATAGGGCTTTGTCCGCTAAGGGTTAAGTTTTCATTGAGCTGGTCCAACATCTCTAAAAAGGACATGTCGGGAGAAATGTCTTTAACGGCATAAGCCATCATTTTACCCTTCACTGAACCCTGTTCTTGTCTCCATATTTTAAGTTTGAAATCCATTATTTATAGCTCCTTTCAGTAGGTTTTGTAAATTCAAAGTTTAGCATTTCTTTAATCAAGAGTGGGACATTGTCTGATTTTTTCCAGCAGGATATGAATTTAAATTCCTCGTCGTTTCGAATAGCTTCTCCGTCATTGGTTTGGAATTCCGTTCTGAAATGTGCGCCACAAGACTCCTCCCTGCTGAGGGCATCGATGCACATAAGTTCACCTATTTCAAGGTAGTCCACTACTCGTCCTGCTTTTTCTAGTTCTTCGTTTATACCATTGATTTTTGAAGGGATCTTAAGGTCATTATAGAATGAAGCTTTTAAATTTCTGATCGCCTCAATTGCAATAATTAAACCTTTTTCATTTCGACTTAACCCACATTTGTCATACAGGATTTTCCCTAGTTCCCGGTGAAAGTAATCCACTGTTTTACTGCCATTTATTTTGCCTAATTCCTCCAACTGCTTGGTGACCTGTTGCTCACATTCTATGAAAGCTGGATCTTCTTTGTTTATAGCTTCGGGGTTTCCAGATTGGGCTAGGTAATGAGGGAGGGTTTGAGGTAGGATATAGTAACCGTCTACGCAGGCTTGAAGTAGAGAATTGGCGCCTAGGCGGTTGGCTCCATGGTCTGAGAAATTGGCTTCACCTATGGCGAAAAGCCCAGGGATATTGGTACTAAGTTCGTAATCTACCCAAAGGCCTCCCATGGAAAAATGAGCAGCTGGAGAAATCTTCATTGGTTCATTATAGGCATTAATACCAGTGATCTTCTGATACATATCAAATAGATTACCGTACTTTTTGGCAATAGTTGCTTTCCCTTGATTGGCCAAGGCATCTTTAAAATCTAAGTAAACTGCGTTTTTCAAAGGTCCTACTCCATGGCCTGCGTCTATCCTCTCTTTTGCTGCACGGGAAGCGATGTCTCTAGGTGCTAAGTTGCCATAGGAAGGGTATTTCTTTTCTAGGTAATAATCTCTTTCCTCTTCAGGGATATCTTCAGGTTTTCGATTGTCATTTCTTGTCAATGGAACCCATATCCTGCCATCGTTGCGTAGGGATTCTGACATAAGGGTAAGCTTAGATTGATAGGCACCTGATTGGGGAAGGCAGGTAGGGTGAATTTGCGTCCAGCTGGGACATGCCATCCAGGCTCCTTTTTTATGTGCTCTCCATATTGCCGAACCATTGCAACCCATGGCGAGGGTAGATAAATAATAAATTTTACCGAATCCACCTGTGGCTAAAACCACAGCATTGGCCGTGTGTCTAGTGATTTTTCCGGTGTCAAGATTTCTGGCTATGATACCTTTTGCTACTCCATTTATTAATACCAGGTCCAACATTTCATGTCTGGTATAGGTGGTTATTTTTTTTGCCTTTACCTGACGCATCAACGCCTGGTAAGTACCTAAAAGCAATTGCTGTCCAGTTTGCCCCCTGGCATAAAAGGTTCGGCTTACCTGGACTCCTCCAAAAGAGCGATTGCTTAAATACCCACTGTATTCCCTAGCAAAAGGAACCCCTTGTGCCACAGCCTGATCGATTAAACTTGCAGAGCATTCAGCTAGCCTAAATACATTTGCCTCTCGTGCCCTAAAATCCCCTCCTTTGAGCGTGTCATAAAACATCCGATGTACACTGTCACCATCGTTTTTGTAGTTCTTCATTGCATTCACTCCACCTTGGGCGGCAACTGAATGGGCTCTTCTGGGAGAGTCTTGAAAACAAAACACGGAAACATTATAACCTAATTCAGCAAGAGAAGCTGCTGCAGAAGCTCCGGACAGTCCAGTGCCGACAATAATGACATGGTATTTATTCCGGTTATTAGGGCTGATAAGTTTTGCTTGGTTTTTAAAATTAGACCATTTGTCCCTCAGGTCACCTTGAGGGATTTTTGATTTGGGAATTTGTTTACTATCAGTACTGAAATACATGCTTGAAAAATTAGATTTCTACTTCTACTAGTTAATAATAACAATTTTATACTTTGTTCTGATGAATTTTGTCCTTTAATAATGATATTAAATTCAAAGTGTGACATAAGTCACGATTTTAAATAATATAACAAGGTATTCTTGTATAGAAAAACCTGGTATATGACTTGAGTTTCTTTTGGAACAAACCAATTTGAAAAAAATAAGGTTATAAAACTGTCTGCTAAATTTGGGCCCTTGGCTTTTTGTCCAGGGTAATGCAAAAGGATTTCCCGAATCAATACAGCAAGTGATCTTACCACATAATTTATTGTCTTTTACCTAATCGGGTTTAACCAAGAGAATGCAAAGAGCTTTGTGAATCAGACAGGGAGTGTTTTTATCAGCTTATAGATAGGTTTTGCCTGTTTCAGGTTAAACGATGCGGTAAAGTTTTGAAACTTAGTAAATGGAGAAGTATATAAAATTAATTGGAGATGCCTACTATGGTTATTTTAATTACCTAGTCAATGAGATCATGTACCCATCCTGGAGCAATTATTTCTGGTGGTTGGTAGGACTTTCATTGGTGGTGTGGTTACTGGAATTGTTGTTTCCCTGGAGAAAAGAGCAAGCAGCCTTGAGAAAGGATTTCTGGCTGGATGGCTTTTATATGTTTTTCAATTTCTTTTTATTTTCATTGATCGCATTTAATGCAATTTCTATGGTGGCAGTGGAGGCTTTCAATGAGTTCCTTGGCCTTTTTGGAATTGAAAATGTTGTGGCCATAGAAATTGATACCTGGCCTTCTTGGGCGCAGTTTTTGACATTATTTCTGGTTGCCGATTTTATTCAATGGAATGTACATCGTCTTCTTCATAGGGTTCCTGCGTTTTGGGAATTTCATAAAGTTCATCACTCTGTTGAAGAAATGGGCTTTGCTGCCCATTTGAGGTTTCATTGGATGGAGACCATTCTGTACAAAACAGCTCAATATCTTCCTTTAGCAATGATAGGCTTTGGGTTAACAGATTTTTTTATTGTGCATATTTTTGCTACAGCCATAGGACATTTAAATCATGCCAACCTTAGGATAACCTATGGCCCTCTCAAATACTTGTTCAACAATCCCATCATGCATATCTGGCACCACGCAAAAGAACTTCCTGAAGGACGTTATGGGGTCAACTACGGGCTTACGCTAAGTATTTGGGATTATTTATTTGGAACGGCTTATATTCCTCATGAAGGCAGGGATATACCTCTAGGTTTTGATGGGGTGGAAAAATTCCCTAAAACTTTTTGGCAACAAATTAGCTATCCTTTTACCAAGAATAAGTAGGGGAATAGAGGCTTATAGTTCTAAGAATTTTTGTGGTAAAACTGCTGTGATTTAGCAGGGATTCTACATAGTTAAGCTTCAATCGGACTTGTCGATTATTTCAAGTCTCTTAAATAAATGTTTTTCAAACGAATCATTGCTTCAACATAATAATAGTCTGCATATATGGCTTGATCTAACCCTTCATTGTCAGAGTTGCAAATTGACGAAATTGCAAATCAAAAGACGATAGAGTTGGAAAAGACAACACCACATTTGGTTACTTGGCAGGACTGGAGTTGGCCTCGTGTCGTCGGAGACTATTGCAAATTTATTGGTTATGGTTCTCGACCATTTTATAACTCTTTGGCGACAAAAGCTACAGGCGAACAACTTTTCAAAAACTCATTTTATTTTAACTTAATGGACGACTCTGATATTTATGGGCCGCTAATAACAACGGATTACCAAAACTATATAATCTTTCTTTTCAATACTTTGGCATTGAATTCCACCACCGTCATATTCCACCCTGCGGTATAATTAAGACCAGTTACTTTTTATAACTTACCCTAGTAAGAAATACCATCTCGCTTTGTGATTTGGATTAATCTCCCTCTAGATAAGTTATAATTTGGGTATATGGAAGCATGGCCTTTATTTTTTCTTCCTCGCTGGGTGGATAATTATTTCCATTGATTTCGAGGTGCTTAAGCGTGTCGGCGAGCTTATAAAAGGTGTCTGGGAATTTGGTGATTCTGTTTCTTCCCAAGGCTAGCATGGTTAGACTAGAGAGGTCTCCTATGGAAGCTGGGATTTCAGTCAAGTGATTATAAACCAATCTGATGCTCTTAAGCTTACTCAGTTGTCCAATACTTTCAGGAAGTTCTTTAATTTTACAATCATTAGCACGGAATGCTTCCAAATTTCTAAGCCCTCCAAAGCTTTGGGGTAAGTAATCTATTTCACCGGATAGTGTGAGGGACTTCAAGCTACTAAGATTTCCTAAGCTTTCTGGAAGTGTGGTGAGTTTTAGTGTCAAACTGAGTCTTTCTAACTGTCTAAGGTCCCCGAAATTTTGAGGAATCTCTCTTAACCCAGAAGTGTTTTTCACGGTGAAATCCTTTAGATTAATAAGGTTTGAAAAGCTCTCTGGGAGTCTCTGATAGTCTCCAGTAAGCCAAAGGGTATGAAGTTGGGTGAGTTTGCCGAAATCTTCTGGTAAAATTACATTTGGACCATTAACCCTAAAGTAGCAAAATTCCAAAGCTGACAATTCGGAAAAAGAATTGGGGATACTTTTGGACAAGTATGGTCCTCTGAAGGTTCTGAGATTCTTAAGGTTTCCAATGTTTTCAGGGAGTTTTTCAATAGTGTTAAGGTCTAAGTCGACATAATCCAAACTGGTCAATTCCCCGAAACTCTCAGGTAAATGTGTAACACCTGAATTGACTAAATCCAAAAATTTCAATTTTTTAAGATTTCCAAAGCTCTCAGGTATTCTTCCCAAATCGGGAACAGTACTGATAATGAGGGTGTCCAATTCTTGGAGATTCCCGATGTCCTCAGGCAGGTTTTGAATTCTATTATGAGAAAGGAGAAGGTAGGTGAGTTGTTGATAGCTTTTAGTAATCACTTCAGGGAATTTATTGATTGGGTTTCCAGGAAGGATAAGCCTTTTCAGATGCTTTAATGCCTGCAATTCAGGAAACAGCTCCAAATTCGCAAACTTCGAAGCTCTTCTATCCCCTAACATGGCTATTTCAATAACGTCTCCATTTTCATTTTCTTTGTAGTAGTAGTGATTGTTCAAAATACCAAGTTCCTGCAAAGCCTCTTTTTGGTGGTATTCTCCCGGAATGAAATCCAAAGTATCTGAAGCCGACACACTGCCATACCATGTGGTCCAAACGATTTGTATAGGTGTCTTTTCTAATGCGTATACCCTTATATCCGGATATTCATCTTGTGGCTTATATGTTCCAGTGCTAAAGCCTTGAATGTGATGATAATCTCCAATAATGGACCACTTCCCTCGATCGTATTCTACTCCTGATACTTCTATCCTTGTTCGATAAAAATCAGCTCTGGACTCGGTAATTTGGGTTTTAAGCGGGACAAAAGAAACGTTTACCGTATCTTCAGTTTTCTTATCGTCTTTCAATAATTCCCACAAAAGGTGGTATTCCTCTCCGGGCAAGCCATTGAAAATAGCTTTTGGATCGGATTGATCAGAAAAGTAAACTTTATCATCCACTAATCCACTCAGAATGCTCCATTTTCCCTGCTCTTTGGGTTGCAATGAATCAGCATCCAGCTTAACCCAAAAATTGGACGAATTCAGGATATCCTCACCTCCCTGAGTAGGTGGAAAAGGAAGGTCGGGACGCGGAGTTTCTTCGACTTCCTGACAGGACCAAAGAGCCACTGCCAAAAGGATAAGCAAACCAAAAGATTTCATTCTCATAAAGCTTAAAAGGTATATTTTAAGAAATGATTTATTCGTTTAGGCTAGGATGTTCAAAGTATCCCCATGGATCA
Protein-coding sequences here:
- a CDS encoding sterol desaturase family protein, with protein sequence MEKYIKLIGDAYYGYFNYLVNEIMYPSWSNYFWWLVGLSLVVWLLELLFPWRKEQAALRKDFWLDGFYMFFNFFLFSLIAFNAISMVAVEAFNEFLGLFGIENVVAIEIDTWPSWAQFLTLFLVADFIQWNVHRLLHRVPAFWEFHKVHHSVEEMGFAAHLRFHWMETILYKTAQYLPLAMIGFGLTDFFIVHIFATAIGHLNHANLRITYGPLKYLFNNPIMHIWHHAKELPEGRYGVNYGLTLSIWDYLFGTAYIPHEGRDIPLGFDGVEKFPKTFWQQISYPFTKNK
- a CDS encoding CbrC family protein; its protein translation is MSELQIDEIANQKTIELEKTTPHLVTWQDWSWPRVVGDYCKFIGYGSRPFYNSLATKATGEQLFKNSFYFNLMDDSDIYGPLITTDYQNYIIFLFNTLALNSTTVIFHPAV
- a CDS encoding leucine-rich repeat domain-containing protein, which translates into the protein MKSFGLLILLAVALWSCQEVEETPRPDLPFPPTQGGEDILNSSNFWVKLDADSLQPKEQGKWSILSGLVDDKVYFSDQSDPKAIFNGLPGEEYHLLWELLKDDKKTEDTVNVSFVPLKTQITESRADFYRTRIEVSGVEYDRGKWSIIGDYHHIQGFSTGTYKPQDEYPDIRVYALEKTPIQIVWTTWYGSVSASDTLDFIPGEYHQKEALQELGILNNHYYYKENENGDVIEIAMLGDRRASKFANLELFPELQALKHLKRLILPGNPINKFPEVITKSYQQLTYLLLSHNRIQNLPEDIGNLQELDTLIISTVPDLGRIPESFGNLKKLKFLDLVNSGVTHLPESFGELTSLDYVDLDLNTIEKLPENIGNLKNLRTFRGPYLSKSIPNSFSELSALEFCYFRVNGPNVILPEDFGKLTQLHTLWLTGDYQRLPESFSNLINLKDFTVKNTSGLREIPQNFGDLRQLERLSLTLKLTTLPESLGNLSSLKSLTLSGEIDYLPQSFGGLRNLEAFRANDCKIKELPESIGQLSKLKSIRLVYNHLTEIPASIGDLSSLTMLALGRNRITKFPDTFYKLADTLKHLEINGNNYPPSEEEKIKAMLPYTQIITYLEGD
- a CDS encoding fumarate reductase/succinate dehydrogenase flavoprotein subunit is translated as MYFSTDSKQIPKSKIPQGDLRDKWSNFKNQAKLISPNNRNKYHVIIVGTGLSGASAAASLAELGYNVSVFCFQDSPRRAHSVAAQGGVNAMKNYKNDGDSVHRMFYDTLKGGDFRAREANVFRLAECSASLIDQAVAQGVPFAREYSGYLSNRSFGGVQVSRTFYARGQTGQQLLLGTYQALMRQVKAKKITTYTRHEMLDLVLINGVAKGIIARNLDTGKITRHTANAVVLATGGFGKIYYLSTLAMGCNGSAIWRAHKKGAWMACPSWTQIHPTCLPQSGAYQSKLTLMSESLRNDGRIWVPLTRNDNRKPEDIPEEERDYYLEKKYPSYGNLAPRDIASRAAKERIDAGHGVGPLKNAVYLDFKDALANQGKATIAKKYGNLFDMYQKITGINAYNEPMKISPAAHFSMGGLWVDYELSTNIPGLFAIGEANFSDHGANRLGANSLLQACVDGYYILPQTLPHYLAQSGNPEAINKEDPAFIECEQQVTKQLEELGKINGSKTVDYFHRELGKILYDKCGLSRNEKGLIIAIEAIRNLKASFYNDLKIPSKINGINEELEKAGRVVDYLEIGELMCIDALSREESCGAHFRTEFQTNDGEAIRNDEEFKFISCWKKSDNVPLLIKEMLNFEFTKPTERSYK
- a CDS encoding succinate dehydrogenase/fumarate reductase iron-sulfur subunit, which encodes MDFKLKIWRQEQGSVKGKMMAYAVKDISPDMSFLEMLDQLNENLTLSGQSPISFDSDCREGICGQCGLFINGRAHGPRGHTSTCQLHMRSFQDGETIYIEPFRAGPFPIKKDLKVDRSALDEIIISGGYISVNTGQAPEANQTLISSDTVEAAFDAASCIGCGACVASCKNASASLFTAAKISHLAQLPQGELEHKKRTNDMVNKMDELGFGACSNTGACEIECPQGISISHIAFMNKSYLK
- a CDS encoding Ppx/GppA phosphatase family protein, with product MNIAAIDIGTNSIHMIIVKVQSRTHFDILMQEKSMVKLGVGVFSNKELSKEAMDLGVATVQRYVQLADQYGVDDIIVSATSATREAKNGREFLDRLIHEAGISPQLISGKEEAKLIFLAVREAIALKKEKILVIDIGGGSTEAVIGDQNQIFYGNSMKLGVLRLLDYIGDQTKIDDKAQEELKAHIKQAASSVLAKINQTGFDRVIGTSGTIRALAEACLVKADNPAPEIVNAETVQLKSLVKLRDRLLDASPKERGEIPGISSNRADAIHLGALLLVEILTQVNASALTISDASLRDGMIINHIEKHGLQIEEISQGKNLKEKSCLRLAIKYDTDLTEKKHVLGIALQLFDQLKHLHGADNYERELVSYASLIYDIGLFVAFQDYHKHSRYLINNSQLRGFTNDEVLLLGHLARYHRKKGPNKNHKKYRKLEKYQKKRLNLLAGILRVAIGLDKTKNQWVQNIYCQENENQLLIKVFGEENMDLEIWEAQRYSNTLGKYLKKEIVLMVG